One genomic segment of Mangifera indica cultivar Alphonso chromosome 6, CATAS_Mindica_2.1, whole genome shotgun sequence includes these proteins:
- the LOC123219391 gene encoding dnaJ protein homolog 1-like — MGVDYYKILQVDKNATDDDLKKAYRKLAMKWHPDKNPNNKKEAEAKFKQISEAYEVLSDSQKRAVYDQHGEEGLKGQMPPPGEGGPGGGATFFQTGDGPTMFRFNPRNANDIFAEFFGFSSPFGGMGGGGCGHGMSSFGRVFGDDFFTPYSEGRPTMNQTLRKAPPIENKLPCSLEELYKGTTKKMKISREIADASGKTMPVEEILTIDIKPGWKKGTKITFPEKGNEQPYLTPADLVFIIDEKPHSTFTREGNDLVVTQRISLAEALTGYTVRLTALDGRNLTIPITIVIHPTYEEVVPNEGMPLPKEPSRKGNLRIKFNIKFPARLTADQKTGIKKLLAP, encoded by the exons ATGGGTGTGgattattataagatattgcAGGTTGACAAGAATGCTACGGATGATGATTTGAAGAAGGCTTATAGAAAGCTTGCCATGAAATGGCATCCCGATAAGAACCCAAATAACAAAAAGGAAGCCGAAGCTAAATTCAAGCAGATCTCTGAAGCCTATGAG GTTCTAAGTGATTCTCAGAAAAGAGCAGTGTATGATCAACATGGGGAAGAAGGTCTAAAAGGGCAAATGCCACCACCAGGGGAAGGAGGCCCTGGTGGCGGGGCCACCTTCTTCCAAACGGGGGATGGTCCAACAATGTTCAGATTTAATCCCAGAAATGCCAATGACATTTTTGCAGAGTTTTTTGGGTTTTCCAGCCCATTTGGAGGAATGGGAGGAGGTGGCTGTGGCCATGGAATGTCGAGTTTTGGTCGAGTGTTTGGAGATGATTTCTTCACTCCTTACAGCGAGGGTCGACCTACCATGAATCAGACTCTTCGAAAGGCTCCGCCAATAGAGAATAAACTGCCTTGTAGCCTTGAGGAGCTTTATAAGGGGACTACCAAAAAGATGAAGATATCTAGAGAAATTGCTGATGCAAGCGG GAAGACAATGCCAGTAGAGGAGATTCTAACTATTGACATAAAGCCTGGCTGGAAAAAGGGTACGAAAATTACCTTCCCTGAGAAAGGAAACGAGCAACCATATTTAACTCCAGCAGATCTTGTATTCATTATTGATGAAAAACCTCATAGCACGTTTACCCGGGAAGGCAATGATCTGGTAGTCACACAAAGGATATCTCTTGCAGAAGCACTGACGGGCTACACAGTTCGTCTCACAGCCTTGGATGGAAGGAACCTTACCATTCCAATCACCATTGTCATTCATCCCACCTATGAAGAGGTGGTTCCAAACGAAGGTATGCCCCTGCCCAAAGAACCCTCAAGGAAGGGCAACCTGAGAATTAAGTTCAACATCAAATTTCCGGCCAGGTTAACTGCTGACCAGAAAACCGGTATCAAGAAACTTCTGGCTCCGTAA